From Ignavibacteriota bacterium, the proteins below share one genomic window:
- a CDS encoding T9SS type A sorting domain-containing protein, which produces MRSLTILVLATALLAGTALGATPTVQAGIFSTGTYTVDVKAKPAGAVSGTISSIVIPVFWETASGASIASVDYAPGLMQTDNGTTGIFTYAVFSLFPNTSVNWADGSENVILSLTFGGGTGPASISLQNLLEGSNLGWYFEVGLAEYTNNSDPFYVSSTEAPLPVTLTSFTGKIGLSGTGVVLQWATASEVNNYGYTVQRKAEADEAFTDVAGAFIEGHGTTVESQAYSYTDNSVLAAGKYEYRLKQQDLNGAVQYSQSVIVNVSVTDVAEAAPREFALMQNYPNPFNPTTMVKFSVPSTGQATMKVYNTMGQEVVTLFEGVAEAGRYYAVPFNAASLASGVYFYRLVTEQKTDVRRMMLVK; this is translated from the coding sequence ATGCGATCACTTACCATTCTTGTCCTGGCGACGGCATTGCTGGCCGGCACCGCATTGGGTGCCACCCCTACGGTACAGGCGGGCATCTTCTCCACCGGCACCTACACGGTTGACGTGAAGGCGAAACCCGCCGGGGCCGTATCCGGTACAATCTCGTCCATCGTCATCCCGGTGTTCTGGGAGACGGCGAGCGGGGCCTCGATCGCGAGCGTTGATTATGCGCCGGGATTGATGCAGACCGATAACGGTACGACGGGGATCTTCACGTACGCCGTCTTCAGCCTGTTTCCGAACACATCCGTGAACTGGGCGGACGGGAGCGAGAATGTCATCCTTTCGCTCACCTTTGGTGGCGGGACGGGTCCGGCGTCCATTTCCCTGCAGAACCTCCTGGAGGGCTCCAATCTGGGGTGGTATTTCGAGGTGGGGTTGGCGGAGTATACCAACAATAGCGATCCGTTCTACGTTTCCAGCACGGAGGCTCCGTTGCCGGTAACGCTCACCTCGTTCACCGGAAAGATTGGCCTGAGTGGGACCGGTGTGGTTCTCCAATGGGCAACTGCGAGTGAAGTGAACAACTACGGATACACCGTGCAGCGCAAGGCCGAGGCGGACGAAGCGTTCACGGATGTCGCCGGTGCGTTCATTGAGGGCCATGGCACCACGGTAGAGTCGCAGGCGTACAGCTACACGGATAACAGCGTACTGGCGGCAGGGAAGTATGAATACCGTTTGAAGCAGCAGGACCTGAACGGGGCGGTGCAGTACTCGCAGAGCGTCATCGTCAACGTATCGGTCACCGATGTGGCGGAAGCGGCACCGCGGGAGTTCGCGCTCATGCAGAACTATCCGAACCCGTTCAACCCGACCACGATGGTGAAGTTCTCGGTGCCGTCAACGGGCCAGGCGACGATGAAGGTGTACAACACCATGGGTCAGGAAGTGGTGACGCTGTTCGAAGGTGTTGCCGAGGCCGGCCGGTACTATGCGGTGCCGTTCAATGCGGCGAGTCTGGCCTCGGGGGTGTACTTCTACAGGCTGGTGACGGAGCAGAAGACGGATGTCCGCAGGATGATGCTGGTGAAATAA